DNA from Sulfurimonas xiamenensis:
AAAAAGTATACAAATCCGCATGGCAAAAGACCATTTAACATACCAAGAACAAAAAAACTAAAATTTGACTGGGAGCTTAACACCTTTTTAAATGCGTTTTTATAAATGGATGATGATGAAAATGAGTGTTCTACAAGTGTTAAAAATTTTATTTTTCCCATTAAAGATAACCCGGCAAGGATCATTGCAACTCCAGCGATTATAAGCATCATTCCATTTGCAGTGTTGTTAAATGTGACAACACCGCCCAATGCTCCAAATATTGCGCCAAGAACTGAATATGTAAAAACTCTGCCTAATGAGTAAAGAAGATGAGCTGTACTTTGTGAAACTTTAGAACTTTTTGGATCAATTTTAATTGTTGTATATGCTAAAACAATACCACCGCACATTCCAATACAATGACCAAAAGAGCCTAAAAATGCAATACTTATAATGCTCATAATATTTACTGTTTCCATATTAAGTTGTCAATCTCCCAAAAGCTGTTTTTTTATATGAGGATTACGCAAAGTTTCACCTCTTAGAACTCGTAAACGCATTGTATCAAAATTTATATATCCATCAACAGCTTTTTCATAAGCACCAAAGCCATATCCCATTGGTGTATCATCTGTTAGAGAAAAATAAGCTTTTCTTGCATCTACCCACTCTTTAGTGTCTCTGCTCATAACCCAAATTTTTGCACTATCTTTAAACTCTTTATCCTCTAGCCATTTTACAAATCCACCGTGATCATGAAAAAACCAACATTTGCCGTTTTTAATAACCACCTGTGAAGCATCGCGCAAATCTTCTATAACCATACCACATTCACTATCTTGATAAAACCCTTCTTGCATCTTGACTGGCAGCTGCTTTATATTTCCCTCATACACAACAATCATTCTTTTTGATGATGCTAAAAATAAAAAGAGCGATACAATCAGTATAACTGCAACTATTACTATTAAAAAAGGAATAAATTTTTTTATCATTGTCTTAACCTTAAAATAAATTAAACTTAATGTTAATTTTGCCATATTTATGCTTAAATTATCTTCTTTTCTTTCCTTTGCCTAAATCATCAAATTTGATAAATTTAGCTAAATCTTTTTTAATTTTTGGATTTAAAGAGTCCCATATCTTTTTTTTCTTTCTATATCTGGGCAAATCCTCTTTTTTGCTCTTTTGCAAATCCCTTATAAGATAGTGATAACGAACTATAAGTTTAGTGTAATCACTGATAAAAAACCAATTTTTTATTATATTGTAACTTTTCTCTTCATGATCAGTAAAACTATATTCACCAAATTTTATATCCTCTTCATCTTTTTTATAAGCAACAAAAGGTTTTCCAATATCATGCAAAAGTCCGGCAGCAAAAAATTTAAAATTTCTAGTTTTTAATATATAGTATGTAACTCGAAGCGTATGAATCAAAACTCCATGTTGATGCCATTTATTTTGAACAAAGAAGAGTGATTCCAAAAATGCTCTGGAAAAAAAACTATTATTTACTTTGTTCATTTTTGCTCTTTTGACATAGGATGACAAACCTGAACCGTCTCTTTTAAATTCTGTTTTTGTATATGTGTGTAAATCTGTGTAGTCAAAAGAGATGCATGCCCCAACAGCTCTTGAACTACTCTCAAATCAGCTCCTCCGGTTATAAGCGATGTTGCATAAGAGTGACGCAGCACATGCGGAGATACTCCTAAATATTTTTGAGTTATTTTATATGCTGATATACGGCTAAGTTTCTCACCTTTATAATTAGACCAAATAAACAAAGTATCTTTTTTCTTCTCGTTTAAATAATTTTCTATAGCCATTATAGCGACTTTTGCTATTGGAACCATACGCTCTTTTTCGCCTTTAGCATGTCTTATATGAAGCCATTCACCATCAATATCTTCTCTTCTTAAAGCCAAACACTCACTTATTCTGGTTCCCGATGCATATAAAAAAAGTATCAGCGCGTAATCACGAAGACCTAAAAAAGTGCTTCTGTCTATTTGGTTTAATGAATTTTGTATCTCTTCGTATGAAAGAAATTTTGGAAGAAGTTTTGGAATTTTTGAAAACTTAAATTTTGTTTTCTCTGTTGAAAATTGATTTTTATAACAAAAATCAAAAAAAGCATTTACAGAAGATAACTTTCTATTTAAAGTTCTTTTGTTTTTATAAATACTAAGAGCATTTAAAAGAGAATTTGAATCTAATGTTATAAGCGGCTTACGAAGAGTTTCTTCAAGAGCCATTAAATCACTTTTATATGCCCCAACACTTTTTTTGCTAAGAGCCTTTATGATACTTACATACTCTATAAAAGCTTCCAGCTCATTTGACATTATTACTCTACCGAAATATATTTATTATCCACAAAAAATATTTTATCATCTATATAGACATAACCGTCATCTATATCAACTTCGTATACTGTGTATTTTAATAAATCTTTTGTAATTTCAATAATATATCCCTCTTTTTCCAAAACATAGAGCTTGTCACCGCTTATTATCATCCCTAAAAAATGAGCAAACGGAAACTTTAATTTTGCGTTTTGCTGAAGATCTGAAGTTAATGAGATTATCTCCCCCTGTTTCGTAGCCAAATATATGCTTTTATCATCAGCTACAATATTTCTTATATCATAAGCCGATCTGATCTCTTTTTGTGACAATGAAAGTATTTTATGTCCTGTTGCCGCAATAATTTTATTATCTATAAGATTAAAATATATAACATTATTAAAGTGCTTCTCACTACTGACTATTACACTTCTTAGTTTTTTCTTTTCTTTTGAGTTAATAATAACTATTTTTCCATCAAGAGTTGAAAAAATAACCAAATCATCTTTAAAATAAGGTTTTACAATTTTTGAATTAACAACTATTGGTGCTTCACCCTGCTCTTTTAACAACAAAGACTTACTTGCTATAGAGTAAAGAGCCATCTCATTGTTTGAAAATAGTACAGCCAAAAGATCATTCTTTACGCTTGCCGTTGCTATAGTTCTCTTTAGATCAAACTCTTCTGTCATATTTCTATCAGCAGCATATACAAGTGTTAAATTTCCATCAATGCTAGAACTAAGAATCCAGCCGTCACTGTAGCCTAAAAGTTTATGGGTTTTTGGAATCTTTATATCTATAACTTTTTTATCTACCAATACTTTGTGATTTTCTACCAATGCAGCATTAGCTGAAATATCATTGATTGTTACATTACTATCCCCAAAGTGTTTCCAATCATCTTGAACAAAAACCGGCTTATATACCTCTTTAGAGCTGCATGCACTAAAAACAATAACCGTAAAAAGTAATAAAATATAAAATAAAATTTTCAAAGTATCACTCTATTCCATAGTGCATAAGAGCTGCCACTATGTTTTTTAAAGAAGACTCTTTTGAAACTTTTAAGAGTTTGTTTTTAGCTTCATTGATTTTATTTTCCTTGATAAGCATCACGGCAGCCTGAACCAGTGCCAAATCTTTATATATAACATCTTGTTTTGAAGCATAATTTTCAAGAGAAGCAGGATCTTGCGCTAATTCATATTTTACCAAATCACTTACAATCAATGTTTTTGAATTTTTCAAACTTTTAATTGTTTGAAAATCTTTATTTGCAATTGCTTGAGAATAAATCCATACATCATGTAAATTTGGACTCAATTCTTTGAGTTCATTAAGTGCAGCACTATTGTTTGGATCTGCTTGAAGATTAAAAAATGCAATATTAGCAGCTTCAATTTTACTCTCTTTATTAGCAGTATATGCTATATTTGCACCAACAATTACTACTACTGTAATTACTGAAGCTATCATCAATTTTTTATATTTTTTAATAAATCTCTCAGTCATTACCGCTTTTTCAAAAAACTTTTCTTCAGAGTTTAATTCCTCTTTTACCATCTTTATATTCTCTTGTAAG
Protein-coding regions in this window:
- a CDS encoding tyrosine-type recombinase/integrase; translated protein: MSNELEAFIEYVSIIKALSKKSVGAYKSDLMALEETLRKPLITLDSNSLLNALSIYKNKRTLNRKLSSVNAFFDFCYKNQFSTEKTKFKFSKIPKLLPKFLSYEEIQNSLNQIDRSTFLGLRDYALILFLYASGTRISECLALRREDIDGEWLHIRHAKGEKERMVPIAKVAIMAIENYLNEKKKDTLFIWSNYKGEKLSRISAYKITQKYLGVSPHVLRHSYATSLITGGADLRVVQELLGHASLLTTQIYTHIQKQNLKETVQVCHPMSKEQK
- a CDS encoding sulfite exporter TauE/SafE family protein translates to METVNIMSIISIAFLGSFGHCIGMCGGIVLAYTTIKIDPKSSKVSQSTAHLLYSLGRVFTYSVLGAIFGALGGVVTFNNTANGMMLIIAGVAMILAGLSLMGKIKFLTLVEHSFSSSSIYKNAFKKVLSSQSNFSFFVLGMLNGLLPCGFVYFFAITAASTADPFYGALVMAIFGLSTIPAMFSLGFLASLSSATNFRNIMMSLSSFAVILYGLYTVYDGYDYIVRADKTLTECHTQ
- a CDS encoding HD domain-containing protein: MNKVNNSFFSRAFLESLFFVQNKWHQHGVLIHTLRVTYYILKTRNFKFFAAGLLHDIGKPFVAYKKDEEDIKFGEYSFTDHEEKSYNIIKNWFFISDYTKLIVRYHYLIRDLQKSKKEDLPRYRKKKKIWDSLNPKIKKDLAKFIKFDDLGKGKKRR